A stretch of the Phyllopteryx taeniolatus isolate TA_2022b chromosome 5, UOR_Ptae_1.2, whole genome shotgun sequence genome encodes the following:
- the si:dkey-29p10.4 gene encoding E3 ubiquitin/ISG15 ligase TRIM25, with the protein MGAALETPAQCPLCNQMTREPVVLKCNHRFCQRCIGDLWSVSPNGPFRCPVWRCETNYQTQPFDSTLLWPPKSSQRLSTPSTTGTSTKDPTTSVSPLTRPLLASRLLGKRKGSAPSAEQPDTKRLSTSERSAVNETPINSLFEKAERLPSVEATGNELNSEWDGGTTSSDDSFAQHIGDVPQGSSQQPNSAERVELDDSDCYTEVDLCSVPPLETPQQDLQVPSSSPPNRHSFTAASTSQLSLSPVHDENKSPMMLPKHAAVASGSPSRIGIFAQPKRRNTGPVPCHYCPKTVHQSAVKTCLVCGASMCPEHLRPHVESPVFQNHTLVPPTEDVSVWRCQEHQEINRIYCRQCAACVCTVCTVIGSHRGHVCISIREAEQELRGNLKEDINQLQRLEQQVKDRVTEFTKKEEAFREVLSKARSGVCQQYAAIREALQQEEQSALRCVEQEESKVVGSLEEKLSYLHNSLQSIQEGLHTLETLVDAKGENLIRDQAFIMEYSKVPRLDMETCLHQLEAPEEANEARLKCLQRWTENRLNTVVISEPSEDRDLYVVLYGTVPILDANTAHPKLQLSDKNRRVTYTAAQQAFVDQDARFSAFPQVLANRGFRGGRWYWEVDLPADEGRWKVGLCEAHMERKGQRDSSRLGFNASSWCLACDRRKLEVLHNKVGTPVTTDRLQRVGVFLDYDEGILTFFNATPGGSLAPMHFYKHTFTGRLYPALSVSKTQLVICDVFEP; encoded by the exons ATGGGGGCCGCACTGGAAACTCCAGCCCAGTGTCCTCTGTGCAATCAGATGACGCGAGAACCCGTCGTCCTCAAATGTAACCACCGCTTCTGCCAACGATGTATCGGGGACCTGTGGAGTGTTTCCCCCAACGGGCCGTTCCGTTGTCCTGTGTGGAGGTGCGAAACGAACTACCAGACGCAGCCGTTTGACAGCACGTTGTTATGGCCGCCAAAAAGCAGTCAACGCCTTTCGACCCCCAGCACCACCG gcacATCCACTAAAGACCCAACGACAAGTGTCTCTCCACTGACGAGGCCCTTACTGGCCAGCCGGCTCCTCGGGAAAAGAAAGGGCAGCGCTCCATCTGCAGAGCAGCCTGACACAAAGCGATTATCGACAAGTGAGAGGTCAGCTGTCAATGAGACACCTATAAATTCTCTGTTTGAGAAAGCAGAGCGTCTCCCCAGTGTGGAAGCAACCGGGAATGAGCTGAATTCAGAGTGGGATGGTGGTACAACTTCCTCAGATGATAGCTTCGCACAACACATAGGTGATGTGCCACAAGGAAGCTCACAGCAACCAAATTCAGCTGAAAGGGTGGAATTGGATGACTCAGACTGCTACACTGAAGTAGATTTATGTAGTGTCCCTCCTCTCGAGACACCCCAGCAAGACCTCCAAGTCCCAAGTTCCTCCCCTCCCAACCGTCATTCATTTACAGCAGCCTCAACCTCACAGCTATCACTGTCTCCTGTACACGATGAAAACAAGTCACCGATGATGCTCCCCAAGCATGCTGCTGTTGCCTCAGGATCCCCCAGCAGGATTGGCATATTCGCCCAGCCCAAGAGAAGAAACACAGGCCCTGTGCCGTGCCATTATTGCCCGAAAACTGTGCATCAGTCGGCAGTGAAGACCTGCCTGGTGTGCGGGGCCTCCATGTGTCCGGAGCATCTTCGTCCCCATGTCGAGTCGCCCGTGTTCCAAAATCACACACTGGTTCCGCCCACGGAGGATGTTTCTGTTTGGAGATGCCAGGAGCACCAGGAGATTAACCGCATCTACTGCCGGCAGTGTGCCGCCTGCGTGTGCACAGTGTGCACAGTCATCGGCTCTCACCGCGGCCATGTCTGCATCAGCATCAGGGAGGCAGAGCAAGAGCTCAGA GGTAATCTGAAAGAGGACATCAACCAACTGCAGAGGCTGGAACAACAAGTGAAAGACCGAGTGACTGAATTCACTAAGAAAGAAGAAGCCTTCAGA GAGGTTTTGAGCAAGGCGCGCTCTGGCGTGTGTCAGCAGTACGCGGCCATCAGGGAGGCCCTGCAGCAGGAGGAGCAATCAGCGCTCCGATGTGTGGAACAGGAGGAGAGCAAAGTGGTGGGGAGCCTGGAGGAGAAACTGAGCTACCTTCACAACTCCCTGCAGTCCATACAGGAAGGCCTTCACACGTTGGAGACATTAGTTGATGCTAAGGGAGAAAATCTCATTCGGGACCAAGCCTTCATTATG GAATACAGCAAAGTCCCCCGACT AGACATGGAAACTTGTCTGCATCAGCTCGAGGCTCCAGAGGAAGCAAATGAAGCTCGGCTGAAATGTCTTCAGCGCTGGACAGAGAACCGTCTGAACACGGTCGTCATCTCTGAGCCGAGCGAGGACAGAGATCTCTACGTGGTGCTCT ATGGCACTGTCCCCATCTTGGATGCAAATACGGCCCATCCCAAGCTGCAGCTGTCAGATAAGAACAGGAGGGTGACCTACACCGCGGCCCAGCAGGCCTTCGTCGATCAAGATGCTCGCTTCAGCGCCTTCCCGCAGGTCCTGGCCAACCGTGGCTTTCGAGGGGGTCGTTGGTACTGGGAGGTGGATCTGCCTGCAGACGAAGGCCGCTGGAAGGTGGGACTCTGCGAGGCGCACATGGAGAGGAAAGGTCAAAGAGACAGCTCCCGTCTGGGCTTCAACGCATCCTCCTGGTGCCTGGCGTGTGACAGGAGGAAGCTGGAAGTGCTCCACAACAAGGTGGGGACGCCCGTGACTACAGACAGGCTGCAGCGAGTGGGAGTGTTCCTCGACTATGACGAGGGGATTTTAACGTTTTTTAATGCGACACCAGGGGGCAGTCTTGCGCCAATGCATTTCTACAAGCACACGTTTACTGGGCGTCTGTACCCTGCCTTGTCTGTGTCCAAAACCCAGCTGGTCATCTGCGATGTATTTGAGCCATAA
- the LOC133478609 gene encoding LHFPL tetraspan subfamily member 3 protein-like, protein MLLCCPCAAIDSALFSHSFSASSIFFFFGLSLFFVCVHTMIPASAASMLPSAEAAKLYQTNYVRNSRVIGLLWAIFTILFGIVNVTIFSQPYWIGDGMDTPQAGYFGLFHYCIGDGVNRELACQGSFTEFSAIPSRAFKAASFFIGMSMMLVVTCIGCFSLFFLLSTSTVYKICGWMQACAGVCLVLGCMVYPDGWDSDEVRRMCGEQTDKYSLGACSMRWAYILAIMGILDALILSFLAFVLGNRQDGLMTEELLAESKEGGNA, encoded by the exons ATGCTGCTGTGCTGCCCTTGCGCGGCCATAGACTCGGCTCTTTTCTCCCACAGCTTTAGCGcctcttccattttttttttttttggtctttctttattttttgtgtgtgtgcatacaatGATACCCGCCAGCGCCGCATCAATGTTACCGTCTGCAGAAGCTGCCAAACTGTACCAGACCAATTACGTCCGCAACTCGCGCGTCATCGGACTCCTGTGGGCCATATTCACCATCCTGTTCGGCATCGTGAACGTGACCATCTTCTCGCAGCCCTATTGGATCGGCGATGGCATGGACACGCCGCAGGCCGGTTACTTCGGCCTCTTTCACTACTGCATCGGGGACGGGGTCAACAGAGAGCTGGCCTGCCAGGGCAGCTTCACCGAGTTCTCCGCCATCCCGTCCAGAGCCTTCAAGGCCGCCTCCTTCTTCATCGGGATGTCCATGATGCTGGTGGTCACCTGCATCGGCTGCTTctccctcttcttcctcctcagcACCTCCACCGTGTACAAGATCTGTGGCTGGATGCAGGCTTGTGCAG GTGTGTGTCTGGTACTGGGCTGCATGGTCTACCCTGATGGCTGGGACAGCGACGAAGTGCGGCGGATGTGTGGGGAGCAGACGGACAAATACAGCCTGGGGGCCTGCTCCATGCGCTGGGCCTACATCCTAGCCATCATGGGCATCCTGGATGCGCTCATCCTCTCATTCCTGGCTTTTGTCCTCGGGAATCGACAGGACGGCCTCATGACGGAGGAGCTGTTGGCTGAGAGCAAGG aggGAGGCAATGCTTAG